The following nucleotide sequence is from Archocentrus centrarchus isolate MPI-CPG fArcCen1 chromosome 18, fArcCen1, whole genome shotgun sequence.
TAGTTTCTATTCTTCCTCTGAGCTTGGGCTTTgttaaccccccaccccctttcgAGGTCCAAAATCCCAACCTGTATGTTATTGTGACCTTACTTCAAACGCCTGCTTTTTCAGTCTTTGGAttgaggtttttgtgtgtgtgtttttattttgatatatttgcttcttcttttggGGAAAAGTCTGAAGTCTTGGGTTGTTTATTTTACATAAGCGAAGgttactttgtctttttttttttttttttaattggggaCAGACCTCAGAGGGCCTATTTTTTATCATTGGTTTTTATGaagtctttaaaaagaaaagctttaagCAAcgcctctgccttgcctgcaatactctgtgtgtgtgcgctgtgtCTCCTGGAAAGTATACACATCAGTACATGTCACATGGAGCCATAGCAACATCTGCAGAACACGTCATGAAACCAGTCTTCTATGAAAGCAGATCCGTTCGCCATTTTCAAACTAATGTAACGAGCGTAGACTTTGACTTCAAAGGATAGCCTTAGTACTGTATATTCTTACTGTGTACACAGGTAAGCCAGTCACATATCTAATAATATTCTCTATCTGTTGCTCTATCAGTCACTGCTAACGTATCCAGTAATGTAGTGTCTCAAAACTACACCTGGCAAAGGTGTCTTCCAGTTGTGTGCTGTAGTTCTGGTGGCATttatctccaaaaaaaaaaaggaaagaaaggaaaaaaaaaaagacacttttcAATTTGATGTGGCCTTACTGAAAACTtcaaatagaagaagaagaaaaaaaacttcgCCGTTTTCTTATCTGCTGTTTACTCACCTTGGGAGAACCTGTGCATAGCACAAAAGCAAGCTAACGCCTCGCTTCTTATCACAGGAGCTCTGCGGTTTCGAGCTCATCGCAGCGGCTCTTTGAACCACCTTCCCGTACAGAGCAGCCTTCTGAAGGAGCCTTCATTCCCGCTGTACCAGTACAATAACCCACTGTTTTATACTCTCATGCTGGTGCCCGGCACCTTCTCACTTTTGGTACAATGTCTCACGAGCGCTGTAAGCTCTTTTCAGCCGCcgccttcttttgtttttcttgatgttgttttttttccttttttctttctcaaaaaaagaaaaaaaaaagtcctgtggTTTAATGTTTTGGCAGAACAAAAGCGTGTGTACATTGTGAACTTCACTGTCCGAGTAGTTGCACTCATACATGTTCGATGGCGACCTGTAGGAGTATAAAGGCCTTCTAAATGTGTATtactgaaaatgtgcatttccaAAACATAACAGCAATATTGTACAGGTCATCTCATcttgttttttggtttctttttggttcttggtttggtttttttttggggggggtagGGGTTTGTCCGCCTGAGCACTAGTTCACCAGCCAgcaaatatatatgtgtatgtgtgcgtgtgtgtgacttTCACGTATAGTCGCTGTCACGGTGTATTGAGTCAGACTCGCTCCGCGTCCTctcagagaaaaaggaaaaaaaaaaaaacgactttcatgtttttgttttttttctgtcttccacCAGGATCTAAATATCTTATAAATGTGGATAAACATTCAAAGGCAATACTCGTGACCACAGTATTACAGTACAACTGTATACAAAGAACAATACTGTAACTTGAATGTCTGCTTAATGAAGTATTTCAGATTTCTCTTACTCAGACCAttgaaacaggaacaaaaacgGATTTGCTTCCcctgctttaatgtttaaaaagagagtgaaaactTTAAATTATGGCCCCATTTTTGCCATTCTTGCCCACCTGTGTGTCAttaatgttaaatgttttatattgtaaattgatattttttaaattattggtACAAAGTCTCCCCTTGTcttatgtccaaaaaaaaaagaaaaggaaaaaaaaaaaaatagaaaagtgcATTATTGGCCGTGCTGCCTGAGTTGGGCCGCTTCCCGTCTGTCCTGGAATCGTGGAGGAAGTCGAAGAAGGTGCTGCGGCGGCCGTGTAGCATCAAAAACCGAATATTTGGCGCTTCTTCACACCGTGTCGAGCTGTGGgtcgaccccccccccccccccccccccccaaacccttTACTCTGCAGGATGGAGGTCACGAAATCTGAACTGTAGATTTTTAAACTTGAGAGCTTTTTTCTATGTCTGCTAGCTCTAAATTCAACCTCTGCATAgcatcacccccccacccccccctctcTCCGGCCTCTGCttggttaaataaaatatttcagtttacACGTGGAGCTGCCGCTGTGGGCTAAACCCCCTCCACCTCCCCACTTTTGGCTACAGAGCAGCTTTGCCGCTTTGGTTCAGACTAACACAAAGGGGTGATGCATGCTTTTTGTGAAAATGTGTCGCCTTGACAATCTGAGCTGgtttacagtttctttttttttgtttttgttttgttttttcctcttaaaaCATTTGGAGTTTTAAGGGATAAGGGAGCATACAGCATCACTTGATAAGAGGGGGTCAAAAggggtcattaaaaaaaaaaaaatgttacatgcCTTCTTAAAACCACGCTGTATTAACCTGGCGATAAAGCTTTcaacgaggaaaaaaaaaaaacaccatctctttttttttttttttttttttaacagattatctttttcactttgtgtgtctgGTCATGTTTGTTTTACACCTCCAAAAGCAGctgttcttgtttttctctttttttttttaaataatgagctCTGAACAATGTATGTATCCTCTAATATGCCAAATGTCTTTTATAATGTAGTTTTCATGCACTGCTaaacaaaacagggcagagTGAGAGGCAgctttaaacatatttttttttttcttttttaaaaaaaaaaaaaaaaaaggagtgtgGAGCCCTTCTCTGTCGCACTCAGCCTTACTTCTCCTCAAGACTATTTGGCTGTTTGCACTACAGAGCGCTAACTTTTCTATTTCTCTCACATTTCATCCTCACTCACATTCATCTGTGTACATTCACTCACCCTCCTCCTTTGTTATGCTTAGCTTGCAGATCACtctttatttgtcatttcctcctcttcttcctcacatCCCTCCACTCTCTTCCACTTCTCTCACTGTATCTGTGTATTATTCTAGTAAATGGTAAGCAGAGGTGTCATTGTGGTAGTATACTCAGTGCTCAAAGGGTTGCTGATGGTAGAAACCTGTGCCGTTTGtaacatttagcaataacgtcaAAAACAAAGGGGacggttcttttttttttttttttttgataacataacgttagtttgtgttttgtacaTATTGCAGCTCCAGATCATGCTCAAATCTGTATgtcattaaaagaagaaaaaaaaaatgattaaaaaaaaaaaacttgcaatattggcataaaaatgagaaataaaaaaagtgatgtaaaatctcactttgtgtttttaattgtgtAAAGCTTGAGCACATTTTACACCTTTATTCCAAATAATTGATTGTAGCTGAAGAGTATAAATGAATAATCGATTTTTATGTGAAAATTTTTGCCACTTCCAGCACCTGCTGATTAACCATCTCCTGGTGACTGCGGGGTGGCGGCAGGTGGGGATTTAGGCATTTACCGAGCCCAGATAGAGCTCTTATCCCTCGTAAGAACTCCCCAGCAGATCGTCTTTACTTTAAATCCAGTTATAAAAGCTGTTAAAAGCTCCAGGTTGCTCCGCTGAAGTGTGCGCACTCAGTGTCTTTACATGGTCGGTGATTGGCAGATTTGCAGATCACAGCATTTCCCGCCAAAGCCAAACTTGGGTGTTCATTACAAAGCAGTAAAATCACTGGAATTAATTTTGCAGATTTGGCCCATTATATCACATTCAAACAAACTGGTGACAAAGCCAACTTTGCCACTGTGCATAAAAGTAAGAATTTACAGAGGAACATTAGGGTCATATTAATAGTGATAAAAAGACACACAGGAATAAGTTGCTACATCAGTGCTGCTATATTTAAAGTTATGAGAATCTGATGGATAATGCCGGGAATTCACCCTTTGAAGAAGAGTTGCAGGTGTTTAAAGTCCCAGAGAAAGATAAGGTCTCTCCAGGCGCACGCAGTGGGTCAAGGACGAGAGCAGAACCATTTGTGCCGAGAGGGATTTTGTTTTCAGGCTGCTGAGTTACGGCCGATCTGCAGCGTGGAAAGCAGACTGCAAAGTGTTTTCAAAAGCGGGTTTGCACAGCTATGTGTTTAAAATTCCTCAATATTGATATTATAGCTCATTTTGAGCCTGTTTACACTTGGTTTGAAAATGCATCTTGGGCAATCGGGTCACAAGTGGACAGCTCTATATACAAGTGTAAACAAGCACCAAGATCACTCAAATCTCTTGCCTAGGTGGTCCGGGACACATTTGGCCACATGTCTTTTGTGGTGTAAATGCTAATGTGTCCTGATGTGTGCCCAGTAAGGACATCACTGGTGCAGGATGTGGAGGTAGCACATGACCTTATCCTGCCAGTATCAGCTGCCGGAACAGCCCGTACATGCATATtgtttgtagaaaaaaaaacaagtttctgGTGCTTTGACCTTCTAGATgaggggtgggcaattaatttgaCATGACAAGCTGGGACTGCTGTGGACGGCTGCACCAATAAGCTTATAAAGAGACCGAATTAATATTGAGTAATAAATATGTGGCCCCTCGGGAAAATTAATTTCACACCACTGATCTAGTTTAACTATTGAGTCAGTAACAAGATGTGAACTGAAGTGGTTAGCCGAAACATGCATCACTGGTGTAACAGTGTGTCTACAACAAACAAAGCTGTCTACTTGTGTTTGAGTCACTGAAACATATCACAAAACCAAATAGTTATCATCTTTCTTTGTCAACCCAGGccttctgcttcaggctctgaaaAGGGGGCGCCTACTTCAATCAgacatcaagtgatgatgaAAGAAATGGTGATAAAATCTATGCAGAGCATAGAAAACactaaaaaagttttttttttttaaagtcaagtGATTAATTTGGCGATTTGATCATCACAAGCATACAgagtgttaaaataaatatgttacTGCTCAGTGCACTCATACAGctggtttcccagtcatgggttaagcatggtcctagactaaaaggaaaaagtatttagtccaggattagacataatccctgtacgggaaactgggcctTGGTGTTCAGCTCTGACTGCCTAATAAAGGAGACGgatcaaagtgaaataatttttattgattgaacaggtattTTTGAGCAGAAATAGCCTGCAAACAAATGATCAGTTTTATGTGTTCTAATAGCTGAAGTCTCagtagtgggaaaaaaaataaatagcagATTAAGATTTATACATTTCCTGCACCACTatctgcatatgaatgtgtgccAATTCAATgcacagtttgtgctgctgggtTTCAGTGGTTTTAAACTCTACAGGTTACACATGTGAAACGTATTCCTTCAGCAGAGAATCTCTGTCACACTTACAGGACACAGTAAATAAACGAATCGGCAAAAACATGACACTTCCAGCCAATTTTTAATCTAAACCCTGAACACAACCAGGTTATGTGTTCAGCATAAATTACCACGGTGATGTGGTTACTTCAGGGACATCAGCTTTAGGTGAGGAGTATGAATTTTCCCACCAGCTGGGCGCGTAGTGCGAGGCGAAGGCCAGGGCTCTGGCTGAGGCTGACCAGCCACCTCTGTGAAGCTCTTTCCCTGCCTCTTTTATGCTTTAATGCTTCGAGAGCCGATTGTGTTGTCCACCTTCCAGGTCAAAAACATGTCTAGCTTAACTGTATTACAGTTCACCCGCTTATCCGCAGGATCCATTAGAAATTGACATTTATCCGATAGGCCGCTGGTGATTGGTTGAAGCAGATAACTATGTCGCAGAACGGCCAATTGGTTATAATATTTTCCTTAAGTCTGCAATTACTTGTTTTTGAAACCTTGCTATTATACAACCACAGtaataatacaaagaaatagCAGAAATTAAGAATATCAGAAGTCTGAAagcacatttttatatatattacaaaAGACATTAGAAATCAATGTCTGTCTCCATTGAAGggaatttacaaaaaaaagccaGAGCAGAGCTGTTTAGTACCTCAATTGCCATTTTATAAAagatgtttagattttttttctctggtgcTTTAAGGTTATGTTGGCTTAAACTTTGCAATTCCCTTGGGCCAATTTCATCGAGTCCTCAGATCAGCTATGAAAAATCAGTGAAATAAGAGTTTTAGTAAGTATTGTTATTTTTCCCTTTGTTGAACCATCAAACGCATCAAAATTATAAAACTGTACCTCCCTTTGGCACTGTTTACTCTTTAAAAAGTTGCTCACCTGATGCACATGGATCAAATGAAGTGTATACAAATACTGTTTGGTCACTGCACAGTTCTTAAGCAGTATGAGGCGTGTATAAAACGAAAGCGGGTACACTGAAAACTGATTCTCTGCTTCATCATATTTGGTCGTGATGATTGGCTGTGACTTTACTGAGAGCACACCACGTCTGCTCCACAGTCACCGACTGCTGGACCCATTTCAGACAGATCAGTCTAGTTTAAGTCAGCTCACTCCAGGCTGATGCACGGATGCCGGTATAGGTGAAGCGTGTGCTGGCCCCGCTTGGAGAGGTGTGACCATTCTGCTCAGGGCTCTTTGGCCTCGCTCTCAATCTGCTCACTTCCCCTTTAGTTGTCCTGCTTCCACCTGACTTCCccaaactgctgctccctccgCCGCCCCTCCCGAAGCAGGTGCAGCATGTGAAGGTGGCCAGCATACCTTGGCGGAAGCGCTTGTTCATAAAACAGTAAATGATGGGATTGACGCAGGCTGAGGTGTAGGAGAGCAGATGGATGAAGGAGATTGGCGCCCCGGTGAGACGGTAGGCCGACCGCCGGTCAAAAGCCTGCCACGCGTTGACCACGAAGATGGGAGTCCAGCACacaaagaagagaaacacaatGACCAGCAGCATCCGGATCACACGTTTCTTAGCCATCAGGTTGGACGTGGAGCTGCCGCTGCTGCACACACGGCCCACCGTGGACTTACTGCTGGCGATGCAGGTATTAACTGTCAAACTCTTCTTTTTGGATGGCTGCAGGTAGCAGCCATCACTGTCACCTGGCTTGATGCTGCTGGTGCTGGATTGTCTGTCTGTAAGGGAAGATAATTACAAATAGATTTATCAGTAGCATAAAAAATAGACGTTCAAAGCCTTCATTATAATCAGTACACAGTAAGATGAGTTACATGAAGGCAGTTCCAAATAAAAGTGCTGGTTTACAGAAACCTGACTAGACTGCAGTGCCCAGCCGAACCAGAAATGCTTACCTCTGCCACACTTCCTGTTGGACACCTCAAACTTGATGCCCCGGTAGAGCTCTAGTGAGATCAGTCCATATGCTGTCATCATGACAATCCCAGGGATGAGGAAGAGCAGCAACAACAGTGATACGTACCTGGCAggtaaaaaatttaaatccatGGACATCATACACCCAAAATGTCTGGTTTCTTTAATGTGCTCAGCGAATATTGGGAACAattttataaattttttagTGTCTTCCTTTATCTTTTTTATGGCTTATTTGTTTATCATTCAAATTTTAAACCTGCCTGTGAAGGCATTTGATGTGACTGACTAATCACATCAGCAGCAACTGAAAAATGtggacttttactttgaagggtcAGATCTGTGTCTTGCATAAAGATCCTCCCAAAAGGTTGTCTCTCACCAGCAGCGCCAAGCTGAGAAAATCAATAAAGTGCCCATCTGAAATTAGCAAAGGGCTATTTTTGCCTCCTCTCTGCCTGAGTACATCCGAGTGTGAAGATGCCTCAGCAGGACAGTTCAGAGATGATGCTCCTTaaatgcacctttttttttttttttttcagctcaccAGGACTGCTGGATGATGTCGTTGGGCCACACCAGGCGGCACATGTGCCCGGTGCTGTTGTTGAGGCGGGTGAAGGGCTTGAGGGTGCTAAAAATGGGGTAGGGCAGCATCAGTATGAAGGACCCCACCCAGGTGGCTGTGATGACCTTGGCGGCGTGGGATTTTGTCTGCCATGCCCTGGAAGTGAGGGGGTTGCAAATGGCACTGTAGCGCTCCAGGGAGATGGCCACCAGGTTAAAGGTGGAGACGCTCACAGAGACACCTGCAGAGATCAGAAAATCCTAACTCTGGTACTGTCACTGCTGATGCCTGATTGGCTGAAACTTATCATTAAagactgcttttattttaatgttcaaCATTTCTTTTCAAACAAAATTACATGGTgacatacactcactggtcacttcattaggtacacctgttcaactgctcattaacacaaatatctaatcagccagtcacatggagcagctcaatgcatttaggaaCAGAGACATGGttgagatgacctgctgaagttcaaattaaGCAtcaggtgatttaagtgactttgagtatggcatggttgttggtgccagacgggctgagtctaagtatttcagaaactgctgatctgctgctgggattttctcacacaaccatctctaaggtttacagagaatgatctgaaaaagagaaaatatccagtaagcaaaggagaatggccagattgcTACGATATGATAAGAAggtggtgtaatgatgtaggggatatttttttggcacacttaaccaccacagcctacctgagtattgttcctgatcatgtccatccctttatgtccacagtgtacccatcttctgacagctgcttccagcaggataacgctccatgtcacaaagctcagttAATCTCAAACCGGTTTCTTGAATGTGACACTGAATTCACTGCacttaaatggcctccacagtcaccagatctcaatccaatagagcacctttgggatgtggtttAGCAGGaaattctcatcatggatgtccatccatccatccactcatcctgttcagggtcgtggggggttggagcttatcccagctgacataggacaagaggcagggtacaccctgtacaggttcgCCAGCCACAGGACTaactcagagagacagacactcattcacactcacactatGGACA
It contains:
- the cckar gene encoding cholecystokinin receptor type A, which produces METFTVHDMLINSTDLNKILCSFGIKNISECESEQDLAPEPKDINQTVRIVLYSLIFLLSVLGNSLIIAVLVRNRRMRTVTNLFLLSLAVSDLMVSLVCIPFTLIPNLMRDFVFGIGICKLVMYFMGVSVSVSTFNLVAISLERYSAICNPLTSRAWQTKSHAAKVITATWVGSFILMLPYPIFSTLKPFTRLNNSTGHMCRLVWPNDIIQQSWYVSLLLLLFLIPGIVMMTAYGLISLELYRGIKFEVSNRKCGRDRQSSTSSIKPGDSDGCYLQPSKKKSLTVNTCIASSKSTVGRVCSSGSSTSNLMAKKRVIRMLLVIVFLFFVCWTPIFVVNAWQAFDRRSAYRLTGAPISFIHLLSYTSACVNPIIYCFMNKRFRQGMLATFTCCTCFGRGGGGSSSLGKSGGSRTTKGEVSRLRARPKSPEQNGHTSPSGASTRFTYTGIRASAWSELT